One window of Trifolium pratense cultivar HEN17-A07 linkage group LG5, ARS_RC_1.1, whole genome shotgun sequence genomic DNA carries:
- the LOC123886790 gene encoding secreted RxLR effector protein 161-like: MVGCLMYLLATRPDLAFSVCLVARYMERPTEIHMAAVKRILRYLKGTANYGLWYERGKGEELVGWSDSDYASDIDDRRSTSGYVFMIGTKAVSWSSKKQPIVTLSTTEAEFIAAASSACQGIWLSRILTQIDAREKDCITIYCDNSSLIKLSKHPVMHGRSKHIDVRFHFLRDLTREGKIQLVHCSSFEQVADIMTKPLTFESFNRNRDKLGLCTLELIN; encoded by the coding sequence ATGGTAGGTTGTTTAATGTACTTGCTTGCCACCAGACCTGATCTTGCATTTTCTGTGTGCTTAGTGGCAAGATATATGGAAAGGCCTACTGAAATTCATATGGCTGCTGTAAAAAGAATACTTAGATACTTGAAAGGAACTGCTAACTATGGTTTATGGTATGAAAGAGGCAAAGGAGAAGAGTTGGTTGGTTGGTCTGATTCTGATTATGCTAGTGATATTGATGACAGAAGGAGCACATCTGGCTATGTGTTTATGATTGGTACCAAGGCAGTTTCATGGTCATCTAAGAAACAACCAATTGTAACATTGTCCACCACTGAAGCTGAATTCATTGCTGCAGCTAGTAGTGCTTGTCAAGGAATTTGGCTATCCAGAATTCTGACTCAAATTGATGCAAGGGAGAAAGACTGCATTACCATATACTGTGACAATAGCTCATTAATAAAGCTATCCAAGCACCCTGTGATgcatggaagaagcaagcaCATAGATGTAAGGTTTCATTTCTTAAGGGATCTGACTAGAGAAGGTAAAATTCAGCTGGTTCACTGCTCATCCTTTGAGCAAGTTGCAGACATAATGACCAAGCCATTGACCTTCGAGAGCTTCAACAGGAACAGAGACAAGCTGGGATTGTGCACACTAGAATTGATAAATTGA